CACAGGCGGAGAGTAGTTGCTCGTGCTGCACCGTTCACCATGGCAGGTACCCCGTTGATATCAGCCACTTCAAAGCCTGCTAACATACACCCGCAGCGGTTACCAATTCGCAACGACGTACCGCCGAGCTATGACGAAGCCGTTTCCGTACACTCACACGTCAGCGCCGAAGTCTGCGGCGCAACTCTGCGTCTTGCACCTGTGCCATCAAGGGAGGCGCTCATCGTCAAGGTCCAGCCTCCGCGGACACCGCCCGTGGACATCCATCATGTGCCCTGCGACATTGTTCTCGTGATTGATGTTTCCGGCAGCATGGGCTCACCTGCTCCGGTGCCAGGCGAAGGAGGCTCCGAAGACACCGGGCTCTCCGTACTAGATCTTACGAAGCACGCCGCGCTCACCATTGTCGAAACCCTCAACGCGGATGATCGTCTCGGAATCGTCACATTCGgaagcaaggccaaggtTATACAGGACCTGGTGCCCATGAATGACGCGTCCAAGGCCAAGACCAAGGACAACATCAAGTCCCTGATACCTCAAGATGCGACGAACCTTTGGCACGGGATTCGTGACGCCATTCAAGTGTTCAAAGACGGAGGGCGCAGCTCGCGGGTCCCGGCCATGATGGTTCTGACAGACGGCATGCCGAACCACATGTCAGTCTTCCCATTTTGCGCGTGCTGCAGACCTGACCTCTGACACTGTCGTCTAGGTGCCCTCCCGCCGGTTACATACCCAAACTCAGGTCCATGTCCGAGCTGCCCGCAACAATCCACACGTTCGGTTTCGGCTACAGCTTGAGGTCCGGATTGTTGAAGTCCCTGGCGGAGTTTGGCAACGGCAATTACGCTTTCATACCGGACGCAGGCATGATCGGTACCGTGTTTGTCCACGCCGTTGCCAACTTGCAGGCCACATTTGCAACGAACGCCAAGCTGGCACTGACGTACCCGAGCAGTCTGCAGATAGAGTCAGCCATGGATTCGTCGGTTCTTCTGGAAGAGCCGAAAGCCACGGGACCCAAGGATAAGAGAATGAAAGCTCTGCAACTATTGCTCGGCAATTTGCAATACGGGCAGTCTCGTGACATTTTCCTCCAGGTCAGGAGGCGTGTCGCCAAGGACACCAACGGAGAGGGGGTTTTAGACCCTGCCAATCTAGAAGTTGAAGCCACACTCGAATTTGACAAGGCAGAGATTCGGCCAGCGTCCCAAGATTCGAAAACCTTTGGCACTGCTGATCAGAAAAGTTGCACTCTGTCTGTGCGCGGGAGTATAACACACCAGGCATCGGACCtgagcgacgccgaggtggcgTACCACGAGTCGAGGGCACGGATCTGCAAGTACCTCTCCTCCTGGTTTCCCATCGGTCCAGATGGTGAGCACAGAGTGCTCGCTGAGGGCCGGGCACAGAAACAAAAGGAGCTGGCCCAGCTGCTGGACGACCTGCCAGCGCGAAATCACCTCGACACTCTGAATCAGTCGCTGATGGAGGACCTGACGGGCCCGGAGCCCAAGGGGCAGATTTCTCTGGCTATCAAAACAGACGAGTACTTCAACAAGTGGGGCGTGCACTACCTTCCGTCATATTACAACGCCCACTCGCGTCAGATCTGCAACTCTTTCAAGGACCCCGGACCGCTGCAATACGGCGTCGAGAGCCCGTTATTCAACGCCTGTCGCGACCGGCTCGACAACGCTTTTGACAACCTACCTGCTCCTGAACCTACTCCGACAGTTCGCAGGGGCTGGCATGGAGGCTCTCCAGCGGGTGGCCACGGGCATAGCCGACCAAAAATATCCATGAGTCGGTACCGTGACGCCCACGGCGTATGCTTTGCAGgctcgacgctgctggaACTGGCTTCCGGGAGGGTCGTTCCGATTCGAAAGCTGAAGCGGGGCATGAAGGTGCGAACCCCAGCCGGGTCACGCAAAGTTGCGCTGGTGTTGAGGACACCCGTGCAGGCGGCTATGCTTTGTCGGGTCGGTTCCGTGGCTGTCACGCCCTGGCACCCCATATCTCTGGACGGAAAGTCGTGGACCTTCCCTGCAGATGTCGCGGGAAGCATAGTGCGGTACACTGGGTCCGTGTACTCGGTGATGCTTCAGCGAGACAGAAGCGCAAGGGCTCACGCGATACGCGTGGGCTCGGTCTGGGGCGTCACGCTTGGCCACGGCTTGACCCAAGGCAGCGATGTACGTGCGCATGCCTTCTTTGGAGATTACAACCGAGTCGGAAAGAGCCTCGTGGGGCTCGGGGTGGACCGCTTTGGGGTTGTTGAAGGCCGCGGCGTGGAACGCGACCCGCGCTCTGGTCTTGTTGTCGGCTTCAGGGCAAAGCTGGCTGCGAGAAGTAGCAATCAGCTCCACCAGTCTTCCATGATGCGCAAGCTTTCCCTGCCACAGTCTAGCATATAGTCGCTGTCGGCACTGGTTGGGCGGCGTTTTGTCATATTATGTACTCTGTTGACATGCTATCTACTTCGTAGTCGTAATACAATACGCTGTGCGTACGCCGGCTTCCGCAAGAAGTCCCGAGTCATCGGAAGCGACCAATTTTGCAGTTGGGTCTCATTTACCTACTCTCGGGCGAAGAGCCCTGCCATCCCCATGCCTGTTCCCACACACATGCTGACTACTCCTagatcgccgccgtctctccgCAGGCCGTGTATGAGTGTGCTCGTCATCCTCGCACCGGTAGCTCCGAGTGGATGACCCAGCGCAATagcaccgccgtcggggTTGAcgcggccctcctcccacgcCTTCTCGAGGTCCAACGCGCGTAGGCAGTAgagggcctggctggcgaaTGCCTCGTTGATCTCCCATCTCTGGATATCCTCGATGGACAGCTcgtgctgcgcgaggagccgcgggatggcgagggcgggacCGATGCCCATCTCGTCCGGGGCGCAGCCCACCGTCACGGCGGAGACGAAGCGGCCGATGATGCGGTCCTGCAGCCCCAGCTGCGTGGCGGTGCTGCGGCGCatgagcagcgtcgccgccgcgccgtcggaCACCTGGCTGGAGTTACCGGCCGTggaggcgccgtcgggcttgAAGGCGGGCTTCAGcctggcgagggcctcggcggagacgccgtcgcggatgccgtcgtcgcgggtgacggtgatggtccgctcgtcgcccacggcctgGCCCTGCCTGTCGACCTCCTGGAAGCGCGTCGTCACGGGCAcgatctcgtcgtcgaagcgccccgcgtcgcgggcggccgcggcgcggacgtGCGACTGCGCGGCGAAGGCGTCCTGGTCGGCGCGCGAGACGCGGAACCGCGAGGCGACGTTCTCCGACGTGAGGCCCATGGGCATGAGGCAGTCCCTCGCGTCCTTGACGGGCGACTCCCTCAGCGCGGGCCAGACGTCCACCGGCACGGCCCTGCCGCCGTAGTTCCTCGTCATGCTCTCCATGCccgcgccgatgccgacgcctATGGCCCCGACGCGGatctgcgcggcgacggacgcgatggcctgcagcgacgacgagcacgcgcgGTTGACCGTGTACAGGCACGTCTCGCCGGGACGGTAGCCGACGTGGTTGAGGGCCATGCGCGCGGCCTTGGACCCGCCGAGCTCCGAGAGcaccacgccgacgccgacgtcctcgacggcgacgtccgggtggcgctcgcgcagggctcccaggacggcggcgaggagctcctccGGGTAGGCGTCCTTGAGATGGCCCTTGTAGGAGCGGCAGATGGGCGTGCGCACCGACGagaggatgacgacgtcggAGGCGGACTTGctgaggacggcggcgaggccccgCGGGGGCAGGGCGCCGCTCATCGTGACTCGTGGGGATGTGATGTCTGCAGGGTCTGTCTATTCTTTTGTTGTTGTATATCCTTGaccagacgacgacaacaatACGCCAGCGAGAGTAGTGCAAAGATTGAAGAACGTCTcaagcggcgggcgggaggtCGAGGGGGATATCGAGGTCGGctacgggcggcggcggctaaTTCAATATCCGCCCGCTGTGAAGCCCCGAGTAGTTCTCGTTGCCGACGGACACGatccgccgcggggggggcgCGCTCCGCTGCGGGGGTGGGTAATGGTGCACTGTATGTTGACTCTTTGGGCTTGCGGGGTGACTGCGATTGGCGTCCGTTCCCGCTGGACGTGGGATGGGGccggctgctgggcctgGCCGGGCGGTTAGTTATGACATGTCCTCCCGGTTGAACGGGTCGGACCTGGGGGGTTAATCATGACCAGCAGATTCCCGATTTTGTTTCTGCAGCACCTTATAACTGGCCGTTCTGCCTTGTTCACTTGCATATATTCGCAGCGTATTTGGCTCATTCCAAGTTTGGTGATTAATTTCAGGAGTAGTAAATGGTGCCAGCCTTCCAGGCGACAACAAGGGACTAAGTTACTTCGTATATAGGACAGTATAGGTTAGCACGTATACCTAGGAACGCATCGTAGGACGGGTGCAGAAACGTACGTTGCCTCTTGTATTTGGTGCAACAAGAGCCATCGCAACTAGATCGCATGAGCGGCGGGAGAAGGCCGGGGGAGCTCTCACCAAATCGGAACCCGCACGTTTCCTGTGTCGGCCGGTGTTCCTACTCTAATCTGGGCGTGGGGTTTGCTCCACGGCGCCCGCCTGTccaagctcctcggccagagTCAATGCGTCTCCCCATCTCGGGCCCAAAGCACAACCCAGCAGCACGTACCATCACCATCCAGTGCCCTGTGCAaaaagggaaagaaaaaaaaagtcagAGCTCTAAATCCACACACATGTCGCGTTTCGGGAGGGCACGTCACGTCCCGCCGAATGATCCCCTCGGGCTTCGCCGTTTCGAATGCATCCCGATAAGGAATACAAGTGAAAACGAGATCGATCCTTTTAGGTTTCAGCCTCGGTTTTGGACGCGCGCAAAGACTGTCTTATTTTCCTAGAGGCTGTATTTTCTCGTGTGAAGCAATAGCTTCGTTTTGATGCTGGCCTGGGTGACGTGTATGGCGCATCTCAGTCGCTGGTTTGGGCTGCTCATCGATGTTGCAGGTGCATGCATCGTGAGGCTCCGAACCGGGACATTTCACTCTTCTGTTTGACTCTATCTTGAAAATCGCTGCGTGACCGTGGTGCCCGCAACAGCGACTCGGTCTTATTTGTGCTGGGCTCCGCGTGACGCGAAGTCAAACTTGTCGAGGCCTTGGACTTGATGTGCATGTCATCGATATCCTGCTAAAGTTACGGGCAATGAGCACCAATTGCCCGGACGCTGACAGACGATGCCCGGAAAGGCATCTTACAAACCAATTCCAACTTAAAACTTGCATGTAATTTTTCTCATCAGCTATCATGACTATACTAACTATGCGCTGGTTTGTTTATGGCTTTCAATGTTTGTAAATTTGACTGGACTAACAATGAGATACTTACTGGGAAGGGTCGCGAAAGCTATGATTCGTGTCCGATAAAAGACACACAGGGGACAAGCCAGCCACCAAGGTTAAGGCGGGTGCACTTCCCTCATCGCTCAAACATGCTGAGCCCCCCGTTGGCGTTCGGTGGCTGCACCCGGGCCAACTGGCCCTTTCAACGTGACAATCGAGCCCCCTCGCACCTCACGTACAGCGGATGTCTGAGGATTGCGCCCGGTTTGATAAACGCATGCGGACGAGTTCCTCAAATGAGTACGCACGAGAGATATCCATGTTTCAGGCGGTAGCCCAATTGTCTGCCTGTGGACTAAAGGGAAGAGGTCATCGCATCTTGCTGGCCCCTGGCATGAATCGCGGAGCTCTCTTGTGCGTTCTGCCAAACCTCCTACACGAATATAAATGCGCAAAGTCCTCCAAGCTGTATACTACCTATCCACTCTCTTCTTGACAAGTCAAACATCACAAAAACTTCAACTGCCTCGACCCGCTTGCGAATACCTCGAATACACCAGACCAACCTGCGTTCTTCCAGCACATCAACATTACAACCGCCAGCATGAAGTTCTTGGTCGCCGTCCTGACCCTCGTTGCGGGCTTGGCACTTGCCTGCCCCGTTCAAAAGTCGAAGTCGGACGAAATTACCGGCCAGTGC
This sequence is a window from Purpureocillium takamizusanense chromosome 8, complete sequence. Protein-coding genes within it:
- a CDS encoding uncharacterized protein (COG:S~EggNog:ENOG503P1BG); the protein is MRLPIRNDVPPSYDEAVSVHSHVSAEVCGATLRLAPVPSREALIVKVQPPRTPPVDIHHVPCDIVLVIDVSGSMGSPAPVPGEGGSEDTGLSVLDLTKHAALTIVETLNADDRLGIVTFGSKAKVIQDLVPMNDASKAKTKDNIKSLIPQDATNLWHGIRDAIQVFKDGGRSSRVPAMMVLTDGMPNHMCPPAGYIPKLRSMSELPATIHTFGFGYSLRSGLLKSLAEFGNGNYAFIPDAGMIGTVFVHAVANLQATFATNAKLALTYPSSLQIESAMDSSVLLEEPKATGPKDKRMKALQLLLGNLQYGQSRDIFLQVRRRVAKDTNGEGVLDPANLEVEATLEFDKAEIRPASQDSKTFGTADQKSCTLSVRGSITHQASDLSDAEVAYHESRARICKYLSSWFPIGPDGEHRVLAEGRAQKQKELAQLLDDLPARNHLDTLNQSLMEDLTGPEPKGQISLAIKTDEYFNKWGVHYLPSYYNAHSRQICNSFKDPGPLQYGVESPLFNACRDRLDNAFDNLPAPEPTPTVRRGWHGGSPAGGHGHSRPKISMSRYRDAHGVCFAGSTLLELASGRVVPIRKLKRGMKVRTPAGSRKVALVLRTPVQAAMLCRVGSVAVTPWHPISLDGKSWTFPADVAGSIVRYTGSVYSVMLQRDRSARAHAIRVGSVWGVTLGHGLTQGSDVRAHAFFGDYNRVGKSLVGLGVDRFGVVEGRGVERDPRSGLVVGFRAKLAARSSNQLHQSSMMRKLSLPQSSI
- a CDS encoding Acetyl-CoA C-acyltransferase (EggNog:ENOG503NUEC~COG:I) translates to MSGALPPRGLAAVLSKSASDVVILSSVRTPICRSYKGHLKDAYPEELLAAVLGALRERHPDVAVEDVGVGVVLSELGGSKAARMALNHVGYRPGETCLYTVNRACSSSLQAIASVAAQIRVGAIGVGIGAGMESMTRNYGGRAVPVDVWPALRESPVKDARDCLMPMGLTSENVASRFRVSRADQDAFAAQSHVRAAAARDAGRFDDEIVPVTTRFQEVDRQGQAVGDERTITVTRDDGIRDGVSAEALARLKPAFKPDGASTAGNSSQVSDGAAATLLMRRSTATQLGLQDRIIGRFVSAVTVGCAPDEMGIGPALAIPRLLAQHELSIEDIQRWEINEAFASQALYCLRALDLEKAWEEGRVNPDGGAIALGHPLGATGARMTSTLIHGLRRDGGDLGVVSMCVGTGMGMAGLFARE